A section of the Spirosoma pollinicola genome encodes:
- a CDS encoding helix-turn-helix transcriptional regulator, producing the protein MEIFIKFKDSDILLRREELTGNDRQTESFLERQVRIQHDLMGCITDTQISTGNFLISHCSFQLTQPVQLIKKVEEDSIQLDFALKGDSQVQLAGRLTRQHFSTGQHNISYLPPSKSVYEYGMSTQPLDYTKILIPKSVYFRLVPIDSDLHCGLVTRFAQHKAAYLNVENLCITPAMDWLIRDMRASQRTGTLKRLFLESKLLELLMLQLEQMQGTKLVGFSSKKEDIRKIQEAREVLDSSYPGSPTIVELAKLVGLNEFNLKRGFKQQFGTTILGYITQRRMEEAKRFLLEGEKTISEISYWVGYKNPAHFTVAFKHYFGMLPSAIRADQSG; encoded by the coding sequence ATGGAAATATTTATAAAATTTAAAGATTCTGATATATTGTTGCGCCGGGAAGAATTGACTGGGAATGACAGGCAAACGGAATCCTTTCTGGAGCGGCAAGTCAGGATTCAGCATGACCTCATGGGTTGTATCACCGACACCCAGATTTCAACGGGTAATTTTCTTATATCCCACTGTAGTTTTCAGCTCACCCAACCCGTGCAGTTGATCAAGAAAGTAGAAGAAGACAGTATTCAGCTTGACTTTGCCTTGAAGGGTGATAGTCAGGTTCAGTTGGCCGGGAGGTTGACCCGCCAGCATTTTTCTACTGGTCAGCATAATATCAGTTACCTGCCCCCGTCGAAAAGCGTGTATGAGTATGGTATGTCTACGCAGCCATTGGATTATACTAAAATCCTGATTCCCAAATCCGTTTACTTTCGTTTGGTACCCATTGACAGTGACCTGCATTGTGGGCTTGTTACCAGGTTTGCCCAGCATAAAGCCGCCTACCTTAACGTCGAAAACCTCTGCATTACACCAGCTATGGACTGGCTGATACGGGATATGCGTGCCAGCCAGCGAACGGGCACGTTGAAACGTTTATTCCTCGAATCCAAACTGTTGGAACTCCTCATGCTCCAACTGGAGCAAATGCAGGGTACCAAACTCGTTGGCTTCTCGTCGAAAAAAGAGGATATCCGTAAAATACAGGAAGCGCGCGAAGTGCTGGACAGTAGCTATCCCGGCTCTCCAACGATTGTTGAGTTAGCCAAACTTGTTGGCCTGAATGAATTTAATTTAAAAAGAGGGTTCAAACAGCAGTTTGGAACGACCATTCTGGGCTATATAACTCAACGGCGGATGGAGGAAGCAAAGCGTTTTTTGCTGGAGGGGGAGAAAACCATCAGTGAGATTTCATATTGGGTAGGCTATAAAAATCCAGCT